The proteins below come from a single Azospirillum thiophilum genomic window:
- a CDS encoding AMP nucleosidase — translation MTEKAPLQPGSAGRFTDAKAALACVRDIYERNTVFLRDRFAAYTQGEEEGGRNRACYPYVRLTAISGAAADTRLSYGFVEGVGVHSTTVTRPDLFERYLLEQFTLLLRNHDVPLEVGVSEEPIPIHFAFPQGMYVEGDLPPDRLTKLPDLFDLPDLARMDDTIVNGTCDTGLDAVKPLALFTAPRVDFSLHRLRHYTATAPEHFQNFVLFTNYQFYVDEFIRLSREIMEPTGDAELAAYRAQYDSFVEPGDIVTANLNLGGAAADVASVKLTRMPQMPAYHLKRPDGNGITLVNIGVGPSNAKTITDHIAVLRPHAWLMLGHCAGLRHTQRLGDYVLAHGYVREDHVLDADLPLWVPVPALAEVQRALETAVERVTGLSGFDLKGIMRTGTVATIDNRNWELRDHREPLMRFSQSRAIALDMESATIAANGFRFRVPYGTLLCVSDKPMHGQLKLPGMADRFYRERVDQHLKIGVLAMELLREHGMETLHSRKLRSLAEVAFQ, via the coding sequence ATGACTGAGAAAGCCCCGCTCCAGCCCGGGTCGGCCGGGCGTTTCACCGATGCCAAAGCAGCACTGGCCTGCGTGCGCGACATCTATGAGCGCAACACCGTCTTCCTGCGCGACCGCTTCGCCGCCTACACCCAGGGCGAGGAGGAAGGCGGACGGAACCGGGCCTGCTATCCTTACGTCCGGCTGACGGCGATCTCCGGAGCCGCGGCCGATACCCGGCTGTCCTATGGCTTCGTCGAGGGCGTCGGCGTCCATTCGACCACGGTGACGCGGCCCGACCTGTTCGAGCGCTATCTTCTGGAACAGTTCACGCTGCTGCTGCGCAACCACGACGTTCCGCTGGAGGTCGGCGTCAGCGAGGAGCCGATCCCGATCCATTTCGCCTTTCCCCAAGGCATGTATGTCGAAGGCGACCTGCCGCCGGACCGGCTGACCAAGTTGCCCGACCTGTTCGACCTGCCCGATCTGGCGCGGATGGACGACACCATCGTCAACGGCACCTGCGACACCGGGCTGGACGCGGTGAAGCCGTTGGCGCTGTTCACTGCGCCGCGGGTGGATTTCTCGCTGCACCGGCTGCGTCACTACACGGCGACGGCGCCGGAGCATTTCCAGAACTTCGTCCTGTTCACCAACTACCAGTTCTATGTCGACGAGTTCATCCGCCTGTCGCGCGAGATCATGGAGCCTACCGGCGACGCCGAACTGGCCGCCTATCGCGCCCAATATGACAGCTTCGTCGAGCCGGGCGACATCGTCACCGCCAACCTGAACCTGGGCGGCGCGGCGGCGGACGTCGCCTCCGTCAAGCTGACGCGCATGCCGCAGATGCCGGCCTACCACCTGAAACGGCCGGACGGCAACGGCATCACCCTGGTCAACATCGGTGTCGGCCCGTCCAACGCCAAGACCATCACCGACCATATCGCAGTGCTGCGCCCGCATGCGTGGCTGATGCTTGGCCACTGCGCCGGCCTGCGCCACACCCAGCGGCTGGGCGACTATGTGCTGGCCCACGGCTATGTCCGCGAGGACCATGTGCTGGACGCCGACCTGCCACTGTGGGTCCCGGTGCCGGCTCTGGCCGAGGTGCAGCGCGCCTTGGAGACCGCGGTGGAGCGGGTGACCGGCCTGTCGGGGTTCGACCTGAAGGGCATCATGCGCACCGGCACCGTCGCCACCATCGACAACCGGAACTGGGAGCTGCGCGACCACCGCGAACCGCTGATGCGGTTCAGCCAGAGCCGCGCCATCGCGCTGGACATGGAAAGCGCGACGATCGCCGCCAACGGCTTCCGCTTCCGCGTGCCGTACGGGACGTTGCTGTGCGTGTCGGACAAGCCGATGCATGGGCAGTTGAAGCTGCCGGGCATGGCCGACCGCTTCTATCGCGAGCGGGTCGACCAGCATCTGAAGATCGGTGTGCTGGCGATGGAGTTGCTGCGCGAGCACGGGATGGAGACGCTGCATTCCCGCAAGCTGCGCAGCCTGGCGGAGGTGGCGTTCCAGTAG
- a CDS encoding FMN-dependent NADH-azoreductase: protein MTTILHVDSSPLGTASVTRQLTASIVEALVKADPAATLVARDVAANPPAHLDGELLQVVKLGSREGLSDRQRDELALSDALVEEFLAADVVVVGAPMYNFSIPTQLKAWIDRLAQAGRTFRYTEKGPEGLAGGKRVIVASGRGGVYSTNPALAGLDHQEAYLRTVFGFFGITDVTFIRAEGIGMGPEAKDKALAGAAKEIEGLLIAA, encoded by the coding sequence ATGACCACGATCCTGCATGTCGACTCCAGCCCGCTCGGCACCGCCTCCGTCACCCGCCAGTTGACCGCCTCCATCGTCGAAGCCCTGGTGAAGGCCGATCCGGCGGCCACCTTGGTCGCCCGCGACGTCGCCGCCAACCCGCCGGCCCATCTGGACGGCGAGCTGCTGCAGGTCGTCAAGCTCGGCAGCCGTGAGGGGTTGAGCGACCGCCAGCGCGACGAGCTGGCCCTGAGCGATGCACTGGTCGAAGAGTTCCTGGCCGCCGATGTCGTGGTGGTCGGCGCGCCGATGTATAATTTCTCGATCCCGACCCAGCTGAAGGCCTGGATCGACCGCCTCGCCCAGGCCGGCCGCACCTTCCGCTATACCGAGAAGGGCCCCGAGGGTCTGGCCGGCGGCAAGCGCGTGATCGTGGCGTCGGGCCGCGGTGGCGTCTATTCGACCAATCCGGCGCTGGCCGGCCTCGACCATCAGGAAGCCTATCTGCGCACTGTGTTCGGTTTCTTCGGCATCACCGACGTGACCTTCATCCGCGCCGAGGGCATCGGCATGGGCCCGGAGGCCAAGGACAAGGCGCTGGCCGGTGCCGCCAAGGAGATCGAGGGTCTGCTGATCGCGGCTTGA
- a CDS encoding class II glutamine amidotransferase encodes MCELLGMSANVPTDICFSFAGLMRRGGATGPHRDGWGIAFYEGKGCRSFHDPSPSSESEIARLVSQYSIKSCTVISHIRRANRGRVSLENTHPFTRELWGRVWTFAHNGQLKGVKDRMLTFYEPVGTTDSEHAFCWLLDQIRMQYPEPPKTTAGLMKLIRHLAADLGSLGVFNMLLSDGRTLWCHCATNLAWLTRKAPFGAATLVDADMSIDFSKETTPNDVVTVIATRPLTRDEAWTVMQPGQMAVFRGGHLVTR; translated from the coding sequence ATGTGCGAACTCCTGGGCATGAGCGCCAACGTGCCCACGGACATCTGCTTCAGCTTCGCCGGGCTGATGCGGCGGGGCGGGGCGACCGGGCCGCACCGCGACGGCTGGGGCATCGCCTTCTACGAGGGCAAGGGCTGCCGCAGCTTCCACGATCCGTCTCCCAGCAGCGAATCGGAGATCGCCCGGCTGGTCAGCCAATATTCGATCAAGTCCTGCACGGTGATCTCGCACATCCGCCGCGCCAACCGCGGCCGGGTGTCGCTGGAGAACACCCACCCCTTCACCCGAGAATTGTGGGGGCGGGTGTGGACCTTCGCCCACAATGGCCAGTTGAAGGGCGTAAAGGACCGTATGCTCACCTTCTACGAGCCGGTCGGCACCACCGACAGCGAGCATGCCTTCTGCTGGCTGCTCGACCAGATCCGCATGCAGTATCCGGAGCCGCCGAAGACGACCGCCGGGCTGATGAAGCTGATCCGTCATCTCGCCGCCGACCTGGGGTCTCTCGGCGTGTTCAACATGCTGCTCAGCGACGGGCGCACCCTGTGGTGCCACTGCGCCACCAACCTCGCCTGGCTGACCCGCAAGGCGCCCTTCGGTGCCGCCACCCTGGTCGATGCCGACATGAGCATCGATTTCTCCAAGGAGACGACGCCGAACGACGTCGTCACCGTCATTGCCACCCGTCCGCTGACCCGCGACGAGGCGTGGACGGTGATGCAGCCCGGACAGATGGCGGTCTTCCGCGGCGGACATCTGGTCACGCGCTGA
- a CDS encoding ArsC/Spx/MgsR family protein translates to MADVTFFEKPGCGGNARQKAMLEQAGHRVIARDLLSEPWTPGTLRPFFGDRPVADWFNRAAPAVKSGEVVPEALDEASALAAMVERPLLIRRPLMQVGDRRDCGFETDRVNAWIGLAGAAPAGGAMEGCLRPDMPPCPKPAV, encoded by the coding sequence ATGGCCGACGTGACCTTCTTCGAGAAACCCGGCTGCGGCGGCAACGCCCGGCAGAAGGCGATGCTGGAACAGGCCGGACATCGGGTGATCGCCCGCGACCTGTTGTCCGAACCCTGGACGCCCGGAACGCTGCGCCCCTTCTTCGGCGACCGGCCGGTGGCGGACTGGTTCAACCGCGCCGCGCCTGCGGTGAAGAGCGGCGAGGTGGTACCGGAGGCGCTGGACGAGGCGTCGGCGCTGGCCGCCATGGTCGAACGCCCGCTATTGATCCGCCGGCCGCTGATGCAGGTCGGCGACCGCCGCGACTGCGGTTTCGAGACCGACCGGGTCAATGCCTGGATCGGGCTGGCCGGTGCGGCGCCGGCCGGCGGGGCGATGGAGGGATGCCTGCGGCCCGACATGCCGCCCTGTCCGAAGCCGGCGGTGTAG
- the draG gene encoding ADP-ribosyl-[dinitrogen reductase] hydrolase, with protein MTDPTSFTPQIPPDIRSRALGAYLGLACGDALGATVEFLTKGEIAHQYGVHKHIKGGGWLKLPAGQVTDDTEMSLHLGRAILSGPDWDARRAAEEFAIWLKSVPVDVGDTTRRGIRRFIMHGTLEEPESEYHAGNGAAMRNLPVALATLGDDAAFERWSVEQSRITHCNQLSDSAVIALGRMVQRLVRGGGIVAAREEANALIARHRQFKFEPYRGLSTAFVVDTVQTVFHYYFQTDSVESCVVETVNQGGDADTTGAIAGMLAGATYGVESIPSRWLRKLDRKVYDEICQQTDALLARAPLFGKE; from the coding sequence ATGACCGATCCGACCAGTTTCACGCCCCAAATCCCGCCGGACATCCGGTCCAGGGCCTTGGGCGCCTATCTCGGCCTGGCCTGCGGCGACGCGCTGGGCGCCACCGTGGAATTCCTGACCAAGGGAGAGATCGCCCACCAGTACGGCGTCCACAAGCACATCAAGGGCGGCGGCTGGCTGAAGCTGCCCGCCGGGCAAGTGACCGACGACACCGAGATGTCGCTGCATCTCGGCCGCGCCATCCTGTCCGGGCCGGACTGGGACGCCCGCCGAGCCGCCGAGGAGTTCGCCATCTGGCTGAAATCGGTGCCGGTCGATGTCGGCGACACGACGCGCCGCGGCATCCGCCGCTTCATCATGCATGGCACCCTGGAGGAGCCGGAGTCGGAGTACCATGCCGGCAACGGGGCGGCGATGCGCAACCTGCCGGTGGCGCTGGCGACGCTGGGCGACGATGCGGCGTTCGAACGCTGGTCGGTCGAACAGTCGCGCATCACCCACTGCAACCAGCTGTCCGATTCCGCGGTGATCGCGCTCGGCCGGATGGTGCAGCGGCTGGTGCGGGGCGGCGGCATCGTCGCGGCGCGGGAGGAGGCGAACGCGCTGATCGCCCGACACCGCCAGTTCAAGTTCGAGCCCTACCGCGGCCTGTCCACCGCCTTCGTCGTCGATACGGTTCAGACGGTCTTCCACTATTACTTCCAGACCGATTCGGTCGAATCCTGCGTGGTGGAGACGGTGAACCAGGGGGGCGACGCCGACACCACCGGCGCCATCGCCGGCATGCTGGCCGGCGCCACCTATGGCGTGGAGTCGATCCCGTCGCGCTGGCTGCGCAAGCTGGACCGCAAGGTGTATGACGAGATTTGTCAGCAAACCGACGCGCTGCTGGCCCGCGCGCCGCTGTTCGGAAAGGAATGA
- a CDS encoding NAD(+)--dinitrogen-reductase ADP-D-ribosyltransferase: MADGAVMRDAKGRPVDPDSPLALRTHRTNLVNVPAAALCGEAYNDEPRRLRIGATRSEHAALFEALDESRNALSASDVFQRYMAGIFGVNPDFSGSEGPDGKRRFRASYLRLLKGWMFDSNLAEGAVLKGWVESRFGLLPTFHREPIRRFASDAWTAYGEEKQSTRFHNNNIHLQLDLLYEFCQWTIRRGWPEAPMPNWASHIRLYRGVNDFEEHHIVARPDKRTAVLRLNNLCSFSINRDIAGQFGDYILDAWVPLPKVVFFRDILPRYPFQGEGEYLVIGGDYRVGVSLL; the protein is encoded by the coding sequence GTGGCGGACGGGGCGGTGATGCGGGATGCGAAAGGTCGGCCGGTCGATCCGGACTCGCCGCTGGCGCTGCGCACCCACCGCACCAATCTGGTCAATGTGCCGGCCGCCGCCCTGTGCGGCGAGGCCTACAACGACGAGCCGCGGCGGTTGCGCATCGGCGCCACCCGCAGCGAGCATGCGGCCCTGTTCGAGGCGCTGGACGAAAGCCGCAACGCGCTGTCCGCATCGGATGTCTTTCAGCGCTACATGGCGGGCATCTTCGGGGTCAATCCGGATTTCTCCGGGTCGGAAGGGCCGGACGGCAAGCGGCGTTTCCGCGCCAGCTACCTGCGCCTGCTGAAGGGCTGGATGTTCGACAGCAACCTGGCGGAAGGGGCGGTGCTGAAGGGTTGGGTCGAGAGCCGGTTCGGCCTGCTGCCCACCTTCCACCGCGAGCCGATCCGCCGCTTTGCCTCCGACGCCTGGACGGCCTATGGCGAGGAGAAGCAGTCGACCCGCTTCCACAACAACAACATCCACCTGCAGCTCGACCTGCTGTACGAGTTCTGCCAGTGGACGATCCGCCGCGGCTGGCCGGAGGCGCCGATGCCCAACTGGGCGTCGCACATCCGGCTGTACCGGGGCGTCAACGATTTCGAGGAACACCACATCGTCGCGCGGCCGGACAAGCGGACGGCGGTGCTGCGGCTGAACAACCTGTGTTCCTTCTCGATAAACCGCGACATCGCCGGCCAGTTCGGCGACTACATCCTCGACGCCTGGGTGCCTTTGCCCAAGGTGGTGTTCTTCCGCGACATTCTGCCGCGCTATCCTTTCCAGGGCGAAGGGGAGTATCTGGTGATTGGCGGGGATTACCGGGTGGGTGTGTCGCTTCTCTGA
- the nifH gene encoding nitrogenase iron protein: MAKAPLRQIAFYGKGGIGKSTTSQNTLAALVELDQKILIVGCDPKADSTRLILHAKAQDTVLHLAAEAGSVEDLELEDVLKVGYKNIKCVESGGPEPGVGCAGRGVITSINFLEENGAYDDVDYVSYDVLGDVVCGGFAMPIRENKAQEIYIVMSGEMMALYAANNIAKGILKYAHSGGVRLGGLICNERQTDKEWDLADALAKRLGSKLIHFVPRDNIVQHAELRRMTVIEYAPESKQAGEYRALANKIHANSGQGCIPTPITMEELEEMLMDFGIMKTEEQQLAELAAKEAAKAGA; the protein is encoded by the coding sequence ATGGCCAAAGCGCCTCTGCGTCAGATCGCCTTTTACGGCAAGGGCGGTATCGGCAAGTCCACCACCTCTCAGAACACGCTGGCCGCGCTGGTCGAGCTGGATCAGAAGATCCTGATCGTCGGCTGCGACCCGAAGGCCGACTCGACCCGCCTGATCCTGCACGCAAAGGCCCAGGACACCGTCCTGCATCTGGCCGCCGAGGCCGGCTCGGTCGAGGATCTGGAGCTCGAGGACGTCCTCAAGGTCGGCTACAAGAACATCAAGTGCGTCGAGTCGGGTGGTCCGGAGCCGGGGGTCGGCTGCGCCGGCCGCGGCGTCATCACCTCGATCAACTTCCTGGAAGAGAACGGCGCCTACGACGACGTGGACTATGTGTCCTACGACGTGCTGGGCGACGTGGTCTGCGGCGGTTTCGCGATGCCGATCCGCGAGAACAAGGCCCAGGAAATCTACATCGTCATGTCGGGCGAGATGATGGCGCTCTACGCCGCCAACAACATCGCCAAGGGCATCCTGAAGTACGCGCACAGCGGCGGCGTCCGCCTCGGCGGCCTGATCTGCAACGAGCGCCAGACGGACAAGGAATGGGATCTGGCCGACGCGCTGGCCAAGCGCCTGGGCTCCAAGCTGATCCACTTCGTGCCGCGCGACAACATCGTGCAGCATGCCGAGCTGCGCCGCATGACGGTCATCGAGTATGCGCCGGAAAGCAAGCAGGCCGGCGAATACCGCGCGCTCGCCAACAAGATCCATGCGAACTCGGGCCAGGGTTGCATCCCGACCCCGATCACCATGGAAGAGCTGGAAGAGATGCTGATGGACTTCGGCATCATGAAGACCGAGGAGCAGCAGCTCGCCGAGCTGGCTGCCAAGGAAGCGGCGAAGGCCGGCGCCTGA
- the nifD gene encoding nitrogenase molybdenum-iron protein alpha chain → MSLSENTTVDVKNLVNEVLEAYPEKARKRRAKHLNVLEAEAKDCGVKSNVKSIPGVMTIRGCAYAGSKGVVWGPIKDMIHISHGPVGCGYYSWSGRRNYYIGDTGVDSWGTMHFTSDFQEKDIVFGGDKKLHKVIEEINELFPLVNGISIQSECPIGLIGDDIEAVARAKSAEIGKPVIPVRCEGFRGVSQSLGHHIANDTIRDWVFEKTSPKPDFVSTPYDVTIIGDYNIGGDAWSSRILLEEIGLRVIAQWSGDGTMAELENTPKAKVNLIHCYRSMNYIARHMEEKYNIPWMEYNFFGPSQIAESLRKIAALFDDKIKENAEKVIARYQPMVDAVIAKYRTRLEGKKVMIYVGGLRPRHVVDAYHDLGMEIIGTGYEFAHNDDYQRTPHYVKEGTLIYDDVTAFELEKFVEAIRPDLVASGIKEKYVFQKMGLPFRQMHSWDYSGPYHGYDGFAIFARDMDLAINNPVWGVMKAPF, encoded by the coding sequence ATGAGCCTGTCCGAGAACACCACGGTCGACGTCAAGAACCTCGTCAACGAAGTCCTCGAAGCCTATCCCGAGAAGGCCCGCAAGCGCCGCGCCAAGCACCTGAACGTGCTGGAGGCCGAGGCGAAGGATTGCGGCGTCAAGTCGAACGTCAAGTCCATCCCCGGCGTCATGACGATCCGCGGGTGCGCCTACGCCGGTTCCAAGGGCGTGGTGTGGGGTCCGATCAAGGACATGATCCACATCTCCCACGGCCCCGTGGGCTGCGGCTATTATTCCTGGTCCGGCCGCCGCAACTACTACATCGGCGATACCGGTGTGGACAGCTGGGGCACGATGCACTTCACCTCCGACTTCCAGGAGAAGGACATCGTCTTCGGCGGCGACAAGAAGCTGCACAAGGTCATCGAGGAAATCAACGAGCTGTTCCCGCTGGTGAACGGCATCTCGATCCAGTCGGAATGCCCGATCGGCCTGATCGGCGACGACATCGAGGCGGTCGCCCGCGCCAAGTCGGCGGAAATCGGCAAGCCGGTCATCCCCGTGCGCTGCGAAGGCTTCCGCGGCGTGTCCCAGTCGCTGGGCCACCACATCGCCAACGACACCATCCGCGACTGGGTGTTCGAAAAGACCTCGCCCAAGCCCGACTTCGTCTCCACCCCCTATGACGTCACCATCATCGGCGACTACAACATCGGTGGCGACGCCTGGTCCTCCCGCATCCTCCTGGAGGAGATCGGCCTGCGCGTGATCGCCCAGTGGTCGGGCGACGGCACGATGGCCGAGCTGGAGAACACGCCGAAGGCCAAGGTCAATCTGATCCACTGCTACCGCTCGATGAACTACATCGCGCGCCATATGGAAGAGAAGTACAATATTCCTTGGATGGAATACAACTTCTTCGGCCCGAGCCAGATCGCCGAGTCCCTGCGCAAGATCGCCGCTCTCTTCGACGACAAGATCAAGGAGAATGCGGAGAAGGTCATCGCCCGTTACCAGCCGATGGTCGATGCGGTCATCGCCAAGTACCGGACGCGGCTCGAAGGCAAGAAGGTCATGATCTACGTCGGCGGCCTGCGTCCCCGCCACGTCGTCGATGCCTACCATGACCTGGGCATGGAGATCATCGGCACCGGTTACGAATTCGCCCACAACGACGATTATCAGCGCACGCCCCACTATGTGAAGGAAGGCACGCTGATCTACGACGACGTCACCGCGTTCGAACTGGAGAAGTTCGTCGAGGCGATCCGTCCCGACCTCGTCGCGTCGGGCATCAAGGAAAAATACGTGTTCCAGAAGATGGGCCTGCCGTTCCGCCAGATGCACAGCTGGGACTATTCGGGCCCCTATCACGGCTATGACGGCTTCGCGATCTTCGCCCGCGACATGGACCTCGCCATCAACAACCCCGTCTGGGGCGTGATGAAGGCGCCGTTCTGA
- the nifK gene encoding nitrogenase molybdenum-iron protein subunit beta, whose protein sequence is MTDKLSQSADKVLDHYTLFRQPEYAAMFEKKKAEFEYGHSDEEVARVSEWTKSEEYKAKNFAREAVVINPTKACQPIGAMFAAQGFEGTLPFVHGSQGCVAYYRTHLTRHFKEPNSAVSSSMTEDAAVFGGLNNMIDGLANAYALYKPKMIAVMTTCMAEVIGDDLQGFIANAKTKDSVPADFPVPYAHTPAFVGSHIVGYDNMIKGILNNFWGSSENFDTPKTEQINLIPGFDGFAVGNNRELKRIAGEFGLKLQLLSDVSDNFDTPMDGEYRMYDGGTTVEETKAALHAKATISMQEYNTTQTLQFCKEKGQDVAKFNYPMGVTATDELLLKLAELSGKPVPASLKLERGRLVDAIADSHTHMHGKRFAVYGDPDFCIGMSRFLLELGAEPVHILSTSGSKKWEKQVQKVLDGSPFGASGKAYGGKDLWHLRSLVFTDKVDYIIGNSYGKYLERDTKIPLIRLTYPIFDRHHHHRYPTWGYQGALNVLVRILDRIFEDIDANTNIVGQTDYSFDLIR, encoded by the coding sequence ATGACCGACAAGCTTTCGCAGAGCGCCGACAAGGTCCTCGACCACTACACGCTCTTCCGTCAGCCCGAATACGCGGCGATGTTCGAGAAGAAGAAGGCCGAGTTCGAATACGGCCATTCGGACGAAGAAGTCGCCCGCGTTTCCGAATGGACCAAGTCCGAGGAATACAAGGCGAAGAACTTCGCCCGTGAAGCGGTTGTCATCAACCCGACCAAGGCCTGCCAGCCGATCGGCGCGATGTTCGCCGCCCAGGGCTTCGAGGGCACCCTGCCCTTCGTCCATGGCAGCCAAGGCTGCGTCGCCTATTACCGCACCCACCTGACCCGTCACTTCAAGGAGCCGAACAGCGCGGTCTCCTCGTCGATGACCGAAGACGCGGCGGTGTTCGGCGGCCTGAACAACATGATCGACGGCCTGGCGAACGCCTATGCGCTCTACAAGCCGAAGATGATCGCGGTGATGACCACCTGCATGGCCGAAGTCATCGGCGACGACCTGCAGGGCTTCATCGCCAACGCCAAGACCAAGGACAGCGTCCCGGCCGATTTCCCGGTGCCCTACGCCCACACTCCGGCCTTCGTCGGCAGCCACATCGTCGGCTACGACAACATGATCAAGGGGATCCTGAACAATTTCTGGGGTTCGTCGGAGAATTTCGACACGCCCAAGACCGAGCAGATCAACCTGATCCCGGGCTTCGACGGCTTCGCGGTCGGCAACAACCGCGAACTGAAGCGGATCGCCGGCGAGTTCGGCCTGAAGCTCCAGCTCCTGTCCGACGTGTCCGACAATTTCGACACGCCGATGGACGGCGAGTACCGCATGTATGACGGCGGCACCACGGTGGAGGAGACCAAGGCGGCCCTCCACGCCAAGGCCACCATCTCCATGCAGGAGTACAACACGACCCAGACCCTGCAATTCTGCAAGGAGAAGGGCCAGGACGTCGCCAAGTTCAACTACCCGATGGGCGTGACCGCCACCGACGAGCTGCTGCTGAAGCTGGCGGAACTGTCGGGCAAGCCGGTCCCGGCCAGCCTGAAGCTGGAACGCGGCCGTCTGGTCGACGCCATCGCCGACAGCCACACCCACATGCACGGCAAGCGTTTCGCGGTCTACGGCGACCCGGACTTCTGCATCGGCATGTCGCGCTTCCTGCTGGAGCTGGGTGCCGAGCCGGTCCACATCCTGTCGACGTCGGGCTCGAAGAAGTGGGAGAAGCAGGTCCAGAAGGTTCTGGACGGCTCGCCCTTCGGCGCCTCAGGCAAGGCCTATGGCGGCAAGGATCTGTGGCACCTGCGCTCGCTGGTCTTCACCGACAAGGTCGACTACATCATCGGCAACAGCTACGGCAAGTATCTGGAACGCGATACCAAGATCCCGCTGATCCGCCTGACCTACCCGATCTTCGACCGTCACCATCACCACCGCTACCCGACCTGGGGCTACCAGGGCGCGCTGAACGTGCTGGTGCGCATCCTCGACCGCATCTTCGAGGACATCGACGCCAACACCAACATCGTCGGTCAGACCGACTACTCGTTCGACCTGATCCGCTGA